One segment of Bacteroidota bacterium DNA contains the following:
- a CDS encoding T9SS type A sorting domain-containing protein — protein MGLALSSDGLHWQKYSDNPILEGSSSLTAWDRDIEYPNVYFDGTTYWMWYTGSDRTKSQTGLAVSNDGINWEKSISNPVLSNGPSGAWDENDAGCGAIYKLDSLFYMMYLGTGYGSYETVSIGFAVSVDGINWNKNISNPVITPTSTSSWEDYHLGRGTVLFKENKFHFWYSAQNYSSGIWQIGYATSNYEPQVPVSNNYALRFDGVNDVVDINPSPSLVIQNAITIEAWVYHDGTGLGAHYDWIVAKYSEYGLAVHKTREVQFAVNTTSPGWVWIRSGYVLPDNVWTHLTVMYSSATGQFILYVNGVQKFSRSGSGNIIPTDSIHRHFTIGNSDILDGSFKGTLEEVRIWSSALSGATLKEWMNKSVTSAHPNYSTIRGYWKFDEGTGTTTADASGNGNTGTLLNGPQWVESDVRSGPVAYYPFKGNANDESGNGNNGTLFGGVTTTTDRFGNPNNAYRFNGTDGYIRVENSASLNFQKGFSISLWFKPFELSRIQQLISKWYDGTEPDRGVALHIGGISDIAFGVIGNSQVLYHNLPNFTSQWYYVDAVWNDSVSTLYINGSQVASRITNGVFTNQNIPLSIGTDIFPLGTYFFGILDDIRIYNRAITQSEIDSLYHEGGWGQEPVVTWQSLINVSDAGNKSQVLTFGQASVATDGIDNQLGELPLPPMPPTGVFDARFKLPVPSIEYSLKDFRNDALNMVIWKLKFQPGPGDYPFVFSWNNTVLPPGNFFLQDALSGATINVNMKTQNSYTLTNTLQKTLLIVYQNHLCKDMTIKTDWQMSSLPLIVRNMDPNFLFPNTTAPVYMFSDGYTIPSMLNPGKAYWVRNGINEILSFCGIPVSSSQVYLEAGWNMVGVYEKDISVNGITTTPPGILNSAFYGFDAGYYIPTVLQSGKGYWIKTSQSGFINLPNPMFANRGEIVLPEIKKDWGKIIITDKSGNKMELFVATENQNLNFYDLPPVPPPGTFDVRYESDRFVEYLSLSFKIMKITYAEYPIKIKTEGISINIKDSQTDGKTFNRDIINETELIIEDKDIQMLKVGVIEIPLVYEMHQNYPNPFNPSTTIQYSIPFRSNVKLEIFNTIGQSVSTLVNSEVEAGNYSVDWKAEVGSGIYFYRIKAVSVENPEYIYVNVKKMLLIR, from the coding sequence ATAGGGCTTGCCTTATCCTCGGATGGTTTACATTGGCAAAAATATTCTGATAATCCAATTCTCGAAGGGTCTAGTTCTCTGACCGCGTGGGATAGAGATATAGAATACCCTAATGTTTACTTTGACGGCACGACATATTGGATGTGGTATACTGGTAGCGATCGTACTAAATCACAAACGGGGTTAGCTGTTTCAAATGATGGAATTAATTGGGAAAAATCTATTTCAAATCCAGTTCTTTCAAACGGACCCTCAGGGGCATGGGATGAGAACGATGCAGGTTGTGGTGCCATTTACAAACTTGATTCGCTATTCTATATGATGTACCTTGGAACAGGATATGGTTCATATGAGACAGTGTCAATTGGCTTTGCTGTTTCCGTGGATGGCATTAATTGGAATAAAAATATATCAAATCCAGTTATAACTCCTACATCGACTTCAAGTTGGGAAGACTATCATTTAGGGAGAGGAACTGTTTTATTTAAAGAGAATAAATTTCATTTTTGGTACAGCGCTCAAAATTATTCTTCCGGTATTTGGCAGATTGGTTATGCCACGTCAAACTATGAACCTCAAGTACCAGTATCAAATAATTACGCTCTCCGATTTGATGGAGTTAATGATGTGGTAGATATAAATCCATCTCCTTCGTTGGTAATACAGAATGCAATAACTATAGAAGCATGGGTATATCATGATGGAACTGGCCTTGGTGCACATTATGATTGGATTGTAGCTAAGTATAGTGAGTATGGTCTGGCAGTACACAAGACTCGTGAAGTACAATTTGCAGTTAATACAACATCCCCGGGTTGGGTGTGGATCCGGAGCGGATATGTATTACCGGATAATGTCTGGACTCATCTTACTGTTATGTACTCATCTGCTACTGGACAATTTATTCTTTATGTAAATGGTGTACAGAAGTTTTCACGTTCAGGGAGTGGAAATATTATTCCGACGGATTCTATACACAGGCATTTCACTATTGGAAATTCAGATATTTTGGATGGAAGTTTCAAGGGGACACTTGAAGAGGTGAGGATATGGAGTTCAGCTTTAAGTGGTGCAACATTAAAGGAATGGATGAACAAATCGGTAACTTCGGCACATCCGAATTATAGTACTATTAGGGGCTATTGGAAATTTGACGAAGGAACCGGAACTACTACCGCAGATGCAAGCGGAAATGGAAACACCGGAACATTGCTGAATGGTCCTCAATGGGTTGAATCTGATGTGCGTTCAGGTCCTGTCGCTTACTATCCGTTTAAAGGGAATGCGAATGATGAAAGCGGAAATGGTAATAATGGAACACTCTTTGGTGGTGTCACGACTACGACGGATAGATTTGGAAATCCAAATAATGCATACAGATTTAACGGTACGGATGGTTACATTAGGGTAGAAAATTCTGCCAGTTTGAATTTTCAAAAAGGGTTTTCGATTTCCCTTTGGTTTAAACCTTTTGAGCTCTCACGAATACAACAATTAATTAGCAAATGGTATGATGGTACCGAACCAGACAGAGGCGTTGCTCTTCATATCGGCGGGATTAGTGATATCGCTTTCGGCGTGATAGGTAATAGCCAGGTTCTTTATCACAATTTACCGAACTTCACCAGTCAATGGTACTATGTTGATGCTGTCTGGAACGATTCAGTGTCAACCTTATACATCAACGGTTCTCAGGTTGCATCAAGAATTACAAACGGTGTATTCACAAATCAAAATATACCTCTTTCCATAGGTACGGATATTTTCCCTTTAGGTACTTATTTCTTTGGCATTCTTGATGACATTCGAATTTACAACCGCGCAATAACACAATCTGAAATCGACTCGCTTTACCACGAAGGCGGTTGGGGACAGGAACCCGTAGTTACTTGGCAGAGTTTAATTAATGTTTCGGATGCGGGGAATAAATCTCAAGTACTTACATTCGGACAGGCTTCGGTTGCAACTGATGGAATTGATAATCAACTCGGCGAATTGCCTCTTCCCCCGATGCCTCCGACTGGTGTCTTTGATGCGCGTTTCAAACTGCCGGTCCCGAGTATAGAGTACTCATTAAAAGATTTCCGGAATGATGCTTTAAATATGGTTATCTGGAAATTAAAGTTTCAACCTGGTCCTGGCGATTACCCGTTTGTATTTTCCTGGAATAATACAGTTCTTCCCCCTGGGAATTTTTTCCTGCAGGATGCGCTTTCAGGTGCAACTATCAATGTCAATATGAAAACCCAAAACAGTTATACGCTAACAAACACATTGCAAAAAACGCTGCTGATTGTTTATCAGAACCATCTTTGTAAAGATATGACTATTAAGACTGATTGGCAAATGTCATCTTTACCGTTAATTGTCCGAAACATGGACCCAAATTTTTTATTTCCTAACACAACTGCACCTGTATATATGTTCTCCGATGGTTATACAATCCCATCAATGTTAAATCCCGGTAAAGCTTATTGGGTACGGAACGGTATTAACGAGATACTAAGTTTTTGCGGGATTCCTGTTTCCTCTAGTCAGGTATACTTAGAAGCCGGTTGGAATATGGTTGGAGTTTACGAAAAAGATATTTCTGTAAATGGTATCACTACTACTCCGCCTGGAATCCTCAATTCAGCATTTTATGGTTTTGATGCTGGGTATTATATACCAACAGTACTCCAAAGCGGCAAAGGATATTGGATAAAAACGAGTCAAAGCGGTTTTATTAATTTACCAAATCCTATGTTCGCGAATAGAGGTGAAATAGTCCTTCCTGAAATTAAAAAGGACTGGGGTAAAATTATAATAACAGATAAATCCGGTAACAAAATGGAATTATTTGTAGCAACAGAAAACCAGAATTTAAACTTTTATGATCTGCCGCCGGTTCCGCCGCCAGGTACATTTGATGTGAGGTATGAAAGTGATCGATTTGTAGAGTATTTATCTCTAAGTTTTAAAATCATGAAGATAACCTATGCTGAATATCCGATAAAGATTAAAACAGAAGGAATAAGTATTAATATTAAAGATTCACAGACCGATGGCAAGACATTCAATCGGGACATTATAAATGAGACCGAGTTAATTATTGAAGATAAGGATATTCAAATGCTGAAAGTTGGTGTAATTGAAATTCCATTAGTTTACGAAATGCATCAGAACTATCCAAATCCTTTCAATCCTTCGACAACAATACAATATAGTATTCCATTTAGAAGTAATGTTAAATTGGAAATATTTAACACAATTGGTCAGTCAGTATCTACTTTGGTAAACAGTGAAGTGGAAGCTGGAAATTATTCGGTTGATTGGAAAGCTGAAGTTGGTTCTGGAATTTACTTCTATCGCATCAAAGCTGTCTCGGTTGAAAATCCCGAATACATTTATGTAAATGTGAAAAAAATGTTATTGATTAGATAA
- a CDS encoding glycosyltransferase, with product MTLFFFSDISWEGLHQRPQHLARRMAKDYRVIWIEPIVLSKKPSFELKEVSANLFTLSLPALPYNARQKWIKLLTYPLSNLAFIRWLLLKLQVLILRKVMSKLLISDEQYIFFYQNFHYINLVKSFKPKSVAFDYIDNAFGFIKLPKHITEDWKHTIKTADIITVTSSTLKKQIEGIRKDNVHLVSNGVEYNFFSVESPQATPQDLPKNKPIVGYVGAVYAWFDFEILNYLCQELPKYNFIIIGKEHPEIENEITRLKKYSNFFFLGFRNYQTIPQYLHGFSVAIIPFKRNILTEAVNPVKLYEYSAAGIPTVTTNFSNDLNEFKDLIFIAETKEKFKISLETAISKAGDTIFRHKLNEFAEQHDWDNKYRKIHNLLSTID from the coding sequence ATGACCCTGTTTTTTTTCTCCGACATTTCGTGGGAAGGACTTCACCAGCGTCCTCAGCATCTTGCACGTAGAATGGCAAAAGATTATCGTGTAATTTGGATAGAACCGATTGTACTTTCTAAAAAACCGAGTTTCGAATTGAAAGAGGTTTCCGCGAATCTATTTACGTTGAGCTTACCCGCATTACCATATAACGCCAGACAAAAATGGATAAAATTATTGACATATCCATTAAGCAATTTAGCTTTTATCCGCTGGCTTTTACTGAAGCTCCAAGTACTAATCCTGAGAAAAGTAATGAGCAAATTATTAATCTCCGATGAGCAATATATTTTTTTCTATCAAAATTTCCACTATATCAATTTAGTAAAATCCTTCAAACCGAAAAGTGTCGCGTTCGATTATATCGATAACGCTTTCGGATTTATTAAGCTACCAAAACATATAACGGAGGATTGGAAACATACCATAAAAACTGCCGATATCATCACTGTAACATCATCAACGCTTAAAAAACAAATTGAAGGAATCAGAAAAGATAACGTGCATCTTGTTAGCAACGGTGTTGAATATAACTTCTTCTCCGTGGAAAGCCCACAGGCAACACCTCAAGACTTACCGAAAAATAAGCCCATAGTGGGCTATGTTGGAGCAGTTTATGCTTGGTTCGATTTTGAAATATTAAATTACCTTTGTCAAGAGTTACCGAAATATAACTTTATTATTATAGGAAAAGAACATCCTGAAATAGAAAATGAGATAACCCGATTAAAAAAGTATTCTAATTTCTTCTTTCTTGGTTTCCGTAATTATCAAACAATACCACAGTATCTGCATGGTTTTTCTGTCGCAATTATTCCCTTTAAGCGGAATATTTTAACCGAAGCAGTTAATCCTGTTAAATTGTACGAATACAGTGCGGCTGGTATCCCTACCGTTACGACAAATTTTTCTAACGATCTGAACGAGTTTAAGGATTTAATATTTATCGCGGAAACGAAAGAGAAATTTAAAATATCACTAGAAACCGCAATAAGCAAAGCTGGGGATACAATATTCAGACATAAACTAAATGAATTTGCAGAACAACACGACTGGGATAACAAATATCGAAAAATTCATAATTTGTTATCCACAATCGACTAA
- a CDS encoding glycosyltransferase family 2 protein: MTENSHKLDVSIVFTNWNTRDFMRDCINSVVEKTQGLTYEIIVVDDGSTDGSVEMLQTEFPDVKIVINEKNLGVAKAYNRGVAQARGIYIQMLNTDMILINNAIKILYDFLENHPEAGACGGWLCNRDLSSQVSYGNFPSFSQAFIDALFLNDLFPRADLPNRGAIPQETVKAPFETEYLTGASMLIRKGVIDEMGFFDETFTSYCEETDFCYRMKHHKKLKLYFVPAAQIIHFGGASFSNVRKYQIQLLYSGYNKFLTKHHGFMYSVFTRLLYCFPYFVKMIFHFVQYLIFSDNNKEQKKTKLLNSWYNVRYSILTNETFTGK; the protein is encoded by the coding sequence ATGACTGAAAATTCACATAAACTGGATGTCTCCATTGTTTTCACAAATTGGAATACTCGCGACTTCATGCGCGATTGTATCAATTCTGTTGTGGAAAAGACACAAGGGCTAACCTACGAGATTATTGTAGTTGACGATGGTTCGACCGATGGAAGTGTCGAAATGCTGCAAACAGAATTCCCTGATGTAAAAATTGTCATAAACGAAAAGAACCTTGGTGTTGCCAAAGCATACAATCGTGGAGTGGCACAAGCACGGGGTATATATATTCAGATGCTTAACACCGACATGATTCTAATCAATAATGCAATAAAAATCCTTTACGACTTTTTAGAGAACCACCCCGAAGCTGGAGCTTGCGGCGGTTGGTTATGTAATCGGGATCTGTCGAGTCAGGTCTCCTACGGTAATTTCCCATCTTTTAGTCAGGCATTCATAGATGCGTTGTTTCTGAATGACTTATTTCCGCGTGCAGATTTACCAAACCGAGGTGCAATTCCACAGGAAACGGTAAAAGCTCCTTTTGAAACCGAGTATCTTACTGGCGCGAGTATGCTCATCAGAAAAGGAGTTATAGACGAAATGGGATTTTTTGACGAAACATTTACAAGCTACTGTGAGGAAACAGATTTTTGCTATCGGATGAAGCATCACAAAAAATTGAAGCTGTATTTCGTACCCGCAGCGCAAATTATTCATTTTGGCGGCGCATCGTTCAGCAATGTTAGAAAGTATCAAATCCAACTCCTGTACTCAGGATATAACAAATTTTTAACCAAACATCACGGCTTTATGTATTCTGTTTTTACCCGATTATTATATTGCTTTCCATATTTTGTTAAAATGATTTTCCACTTTGTCCAATACCTTATCTTTAGTGACAATAACAAGGAACAGAAGAAAACAAAATTATTAAATTCTTGGTATAATGTTCGCTACAGCATTCTGACAAATGAAACATTTACCGGGAAGTAG
- a CDS encoding GDP-mannose 4,6-dehydratase: protein MKVVCITGCLGFMGSHFTRACLKKGWMVWGVDKKTYAAHLDLLPEFGNYKNFRFLEVDIVELNHIYDVDFVFNFAAETHVDNSIMDSGRFTRTNIVGVENLLELIRGKRNYEMPTLFQISTDEVYGDIINGRHKETDPLKPSNPYSASKAAADMLILGWHRTHNIPFNIIRPTNNYGVCQYPEKLIPKAIKYLTLGKKIPLHGDGSYVRNWLHAEDTASAILQIVETGEKNKIYNVSGNYEDSNIKVISKVLNNYFGKNVSPEQYIQFNYVRMGEDIRYSLDDSAVRSLGWTNSKIFDDELLKIVEYYKNKFLW from the coding sequence ATGAAAGTAGTATGTATCACTGGTTGTCTTGGATTCATGGGCTCACATTTTACGCGGGCTTGCCTCAAGAAGGGCTGGATGGTATGGGGTGTTGATAAAAAAACATATGCAGCTCATCTCGACCTGCTACCTGAATTTGGTAACTATAAAAATTTTCGATTCCTTGAAGTTGATATTGTAGAGTTAAATCATATATACGATGTCGATTTTGTTTTTAACTTTGCAGCGGAAACGCATGTTGACAACAGCATAATGGATAGCGGCAGATTTACACGAACAAACATCGTTGGAGTAGAGAACCTCTTAGAATTGATCAGGGGCAAACGTAATTATGAAATGCCGACCCTTTTCCAAATAAGCACAGATGAGGTATACGGAGACATCATCAATGGAAGACACAAAGAAACCGATCCCCTCAAACCAAGTAATCCCTACTCTGCGAGTAAAGCTGCTGCTGATATGCTTATACTTGGTTGGCATCGTACTCACAATATTCCCTTTAACATCATACGCCCCACAAACAATTATGGCGTTTGTCAGTACCCTGAAAAATTAATTCCGAAAGCGATAAAGTATCTAACACTGGGTAAAAAAATACCCTTGCATGGTGATGGCTCATATGTGAGAAATTGGCTTCACGCTGAAGACACAGCAAGCGCAATACTCCAAATAGTCGAAACGGGTGAGAAAAATAAAATTTACAATGTCTCGGGGAATTATGAAGATTCGAATATTAAGGTCATTTCAAAAGTTCTAAACAATTATTTTGGTAAAAATGTGTCACCCGAGCAGTACATTCAATTTAATTATGTCAGGATGGGTGAAGACATTCGCTACTCACTTGATGATAGCGCTGTACGCTCGTTAGGGTGGACAAATTCTAAAATATTCGATGATGAACTATTGAAGATCGTCGAGTACTATAAGAATAAATTCCTTTGGTGA
- a CDS encoding sugar nucleotide-binding protein yields MKSNILLTGGKGQLAQEILKINPLIDAPDKDEMDFSLYAQIESYCKGKYYDIIIHAGAVTNKFNEDVDDDYITSNIIGTSNITLWARRHCIRLVYISSDYIYPSEMGDYTEESVLLPVNSYAKSKLGGEMAVQLYDNSLIIRTSFYSTLNFAKACTDQYTSRLPIKEAAASIYFLSCTKELRGIINLGTSSKRSLYDIVHNEFNSNVEPCLRKDIKIPYVIPRDSSLNTIKYYTMIESSKKESKIQSRCRMCESDKLSKYLDLGRTPLANSYLKEEELLQTEYREELAIQLCMECGLSQLTRVVNPDLMFKNYLYVSSTTQTFRDHCSELANATVKIASVQPRDLVLDIASNDGCLLNKFLDVGMNVLGVDPAENLADEANANSIRTLCAYWSKALAKDIVNRFGMPKIITATNVFAHVDDVHEFVEAVKICMAPKGIFVIEFPYVMDFIKKNEFDTAYHEHLSYIGILPISTLMNRHGLQVFNVQYFEELHGGTVRVFMCRNGDYVINQSVIRYVQNEQTFEIQSKTPYDLFAKRIMDNKITLRNMISNLRANGKTIWAYGASAKGNTLMNFFELTQENIPIVIDDNPKKWGYYSPGSHMKIVSIDELTKSEVDFLLLLAWNFQAEIIKRCQDKKYKGDFILPVPEATIIKNIY; encoded by the coding sequence ATGAAAAGTAATATATTGCTGACCGGAGGGAAAGGTCAACTAGCACAAGAAATTCTCAAGATCAACCCGTTGATCGATGCACCGGATAAAGATGAAATGGATTTTTCCCTCTACGCTCAGATCGAATCATATTGCAAAGGAAAATACTATGACATTATAATCCACGCCGGTGCCGTAACGAACAAGTTCAATGAAGATGTTGACGATGATTATATCACATCAAACATCATAGGCACTTCCAACATCACTCTGTGGGCACGACGACATTGTATACGGTTAGTGTATATTTCATCCGATTACATTTATCCCTCAGAGATGGGGGATTATACCGAGGAATCTGTTTTATTGCCAGTGAACAGTTATGCTAAATCAAAACTTGGTGGTGAGATGGCGGTACAATTGTACGACAATAGCCTAATCATCCGGACATCATTCTATTCAACACTTAATTTTGCAAAGGCATGCACTGATCAGTATACATCCCGTCTGCCCATAAAAGAAGCTGCAGCCTCAATTTACTTTTTGTCGTGTACGAAAGAACTTCGCGGTATAATCAATCTCGGAACGAGTAGTAAACGCAGTTTGTACGATATAGTCCATAATGAATTTAACTCCAATGTTGAGCCATGTTTACGGAAGGATATTAAGATCCCGTATGTTATTCCACGTGATAGTTCCTTAAACACTATTAAATATTACACTATGATCGAATCATCAAAAAAAGAATCAAAAATTCAATCTCGGTGCAGGATGTGTGAGTCCGATAAGTTATCGAAATATCTCGATCTTGGCAGAACACCACTTGCAAATTCCTATCTCAAAGAAGAAGAACTCCTCCAAACGGAATACAGAGAAGAGTTAGCAATTCAACTCTGCATGGAGTGCGGCCTCTCGCAATTAACTAGAGTTGTGAACCCAGATTTGATGTTTAAAAATTATCTCTATGTCAGTTCAACAACTCAAACATTTCGCGATCATTGTTCAGAGTTAGCTAACGCAACAGTAAAGATTGCATCCGTTCAACCACGCGATTTAGTGCTCGACATTGCAAGTAATGACGGTTGCTTACTCAACAAATTCCTTGATGTTGGAATGAATGTTCTCGGTGTCGATCCCGCTGAAAACCTTGCCGATGAAGCAAACGCGAACAGCATCCGAACACTGTGTGCCTACTGGTCGAAAGCATTAGCGAAAGATATAGTTAACCGATTTGGAATGCCAAAAATTATAACAGCAACAAATGTTTTTGCCCATGTCGATGATGTTCATGAGTTTGTTGAGGCTGTTAAAATTTGTATGGCACCGAAAGGAATTTTCGTCATAGAATTCCCGTATGTAATGGATTTCATAAAAAAGAATGAATTCGATACAGCGTATCATGAACACCTTTCATACATTGGTATTCTGCCTATCTCAACATTGATGAATCGACATGGATTACAGGTCTTCAATGTTCAATATTTTGAAGAACTTCATGGTGGAACGGTTCGTGTTTTTATGTGTCGCAATGGTGATTATGTTATCAATCAATCTGTGATAAGGTACGTTCAAAACGAACAGACATTTGAAATCCAATCAAAGACACCGTACGATTTATTTGCAAAACGAATCATGGATAATAAGATAACTTTACGTAACATGATCTCGAACCTACGTGCCAATGGTAAAACCATTTGGGCTTATGGTGCAAGCGCAAAAGGAAATACGCTCATGAATTTTTTCGAACTGACACAGGAAAATATTCCTATTGTCATCGATGATAATCCTAAAAAATGGGGATATTATAGTCCAGGTTCTCATATGAAGATTGTAAGTATTGATGAACTTACCAAGTCAGAAGTTGATTTTCTTCTCCTCCTCGCGTGGAATTTCCAGGCTGAAATTATTAAAAGATGTCAGGATAAAAAATACAAAGGTGATTTTATTCTGCCAGTTCCTGAAGCAACGATTATCAAAAATATTTATTAA
- a CDS encoding class I SAM-dependent methyltransferase, whose product MENILKFKCGICGSELGAPIFMANDRNFNTTDRVFKIIECNTCGVGQTLPLPDFAELNQYYPHIYYPRGSASEKYYRKHIERFQIDKLKKIQAYSQTGKLLDIGCGVGYFIRTALNRGYTAEGVEFSEVAAAIGREQWNLQIVSGDFLSNQFVPESFDIVTLWQVLEHLRQPREVLLKVHSLLKPGGLLVIAVPNFASIQAKLFRNRWYHLDVPRHLFHYSPESLVKILDTYNFHVDKIDHHSAEHNYAGILGSIMRISPPGESFFHKLIRKTVATSFSRVLAKLETSISKGGTFTAFSRKY is encoded by the coding sequence ATGGAGAATATTTTAAAATTTAAGTGTGGAATTTGCGGATCGGAGTTGGGTGCCCCAATATTTATGGCAAACGATAGAAATTTTAATACGACAGATCGTGTCTTTAAAATTATCGAATGTAATACGTGCGGTGTTGGCCAAACATTGCCGTTACCCGACTTTGCTGAACTAAATCAATATTATCCTCATATTTATTACCCGAGAGGATCCGCCTCAGAAAAGTATTATAGGAAGCACATCGAGCGATTTCAGATTGACAAGTTGAAGAAGATTCAAGCTTATTCTCAAACTGGTAAATTGCTCGATATCGGATGTGGTGTGGGATATTTTATTCGTACAGCTCTAAACCGAGGGTACACAGCAGAAGGAGTAGAATTTTCAGAAGTTGCAGCGGCAATCGGTAGAGAACAATGGAATTTGCAAATCGTTTCCGGGGATTTTTTATCAAACCAATTTGTGCCTGAATCATTCGATATTGTCACATTGTGGCAGGTACTCGAGCACCTTCGGCAACCGCGTGAAGTGTTACTCAAGGTACATAGTCTTTTAAAACCCGGCGGATTACTCGTAATTGCTGTCCCTAATTTTGCAAGCATACAAGCAAAGTTATTTCGCAATCGCTGGTATCATCTTGACGTGCCAAGGCATTTATTCCATTATTCACCCGAAAGTCTGGTGAAAATTCTTGATACATATAACTTCCATGTGGACAAAATTGATCATCACTCTGCGGAACATAATTACGCAGGAATCTTGGGAAGTATAATGCGGATATCTCCACCGGGTGAATCTTTTTTTCATAAACTTATACGAAAAACTGTTGCAACATCTTTTTCTCGAGTGCTTGCCAAATTGGAAACATCAATTAGTAAAGGCGGTACCTTCACTGCTTTCTCTCGGAAGTATTAA